Genomic DNA from Chiloscyllium plagiosum isolate BGI_BamShark_2017 chromosome 9, ASM401019v2, whole genome shotgun sequence:
taaatgttctaactgtatttgcatctatcacttcctctcaGTTTATTCCATAAACGCATCACCCtcttgtgtgaaaacgttgcccctcaggacccttccaaatctttctcctctcaccttaaaaatatgtcctctagtttttgactcgcTCAGAAAAAAGACCTCTACTGTtccccttatctatgcccctcgtggtTTTACAAACCTCTGCAGAGGTCACCACTCACCCTCAGACTCTGCATTGCAAAAATTCAAAGACAACTCAAAATACTGGGTACCAGCAAGTCCTAAAACTACACATGTTGTTAATTGTGTTGTCTATTGCAGCTTTTTGGGGATTGGCGGCTGGTGTTGGGAGGcaatagaattttaaaagaaaaaacagtGGCTTTTTTTACACGTAGGGTAATGCACTTTTCGgatgaacttagagtcatagagatgtagacagggaaacagacatttcggtccaactcgtccacgccaaccagatatcctaaattaatctagtcccatttgccaacagttGGCCCAtatatatccctccaagcccttcctattcatatacccatccaaatgcttttcaaatgttgtaattgtaccagcctccaccacttcctttggcagctcattccatacacgcaccaccctctgcttgaaaaagttgccacttaggtccctttgcCTAAACCTAAAcccaaaatctatgccctccagttctgagcTCCCTACCCCAGTGAAAATACCTTACCCTATTTATGCCCGCCATAatattataaatctctataaagctacccctcagcctctgacgctccatggaaaacagccccagcctattcagcctctccctatagctcaaatcgtccaaccctggcaacatccttataaatcgtttctgaactctttcaagtttcacaacattcttcctataggaaggagaccagaatcgcacacagtattccaaaagtggcctaaccaatgtcctgtacaccacaacatgacctcccaactcctatatgcaatgctcctaccaaaaaaggaaagcataccaaatgccttcttcactatcctgtctacctgcgactctactttcaaggaactatgagtctgcaatccaaggtctctttgttcagcaacactccccaggatcttgccTGCTTTGAtttaccttcccaaaatgcagaacctcacatttatctaaattaaacaccatctgccactcctcagcccatcggccctcCTGAGGGAATGATGGATGTGaatacagttgcaatgtttaaaagtcatttggataagtacatgaataggaaaggtttggagggatatgggccaggagcaggcgggtgggactaatttagtttgggattatggtcagcatggactggttgggcagaagggtctgtttctgtactgggGAACATTcatatacctctatgactctaattgtacaAGTTcatctttttttcaaaagaagATTTGTTGGGTGACAGATTTATACAATATTTTCCGTGTGAATCTACGTATACGCATCTGTATTTGTAAACTTGTGAGATGTTGGTTGGATCAAGAATAATCACCTTTATAACCAATAAAGATCACTGTTTCTCTAGTGGACGCCTGATTCACCTTTACATCTCCCAAATGAAGAAATGTCCTCTGCAGGTCCCTGTTAAAGGTTTGGAGGTTTTACGTGTTTGGTAATTGGAATTAATagcacagattttttttaatgaggcgCTTTTCTACAGATCTATTCTTGGGGTTTGGGTGAAGTCGTGTCATTTAGATTTATTTCCCAAGAATGAATCTCCATGAGTCGTGATATCTCTGGAGGTGTCTGATGGATTCTGTGGGTTTGTTGCCAACTCAGGCAGGAGTCCGCAGGCGATGTGTAGGTGCTGCTCAGCTCATTTCAAGAGAAGCAGAGCTCAAAGAATACAGCTCTGCCATCCTGCAGAGCTCCACCACAGAGCCCTGACAGTACAGCTCCATCGCAGAATGTAGCTCCGCCACAGAGCCCAGTGAGTTCAGCTCCGCCACAgagcccagtgagtacagctctgCCACAGAGCTCAGTGAGTACAGCTCTGCCACAGAACCCAGTGAGTTCAGCTCCGCCACAGAACGCAGCTCTGCCACAgagcccagtgagtacagctccgCCACAgagcccagtgagtacagctccgCCAGAGAGCTCAGTGACTACAATTCCGCCACAGAGTCCAGTGAGTACAGCTCTGCCACAGAACCCAGTGAGTTCAGCTCCGCCACAGAACGCAGCTCTGCCACAGAGCCCAGTGAGTTCAGCTCTGCCACAgagcccagtgagtacagctccgCCAGAGAGCTCAGTGAGTACAATTCCGCCACAGAGTCCAGTGAGTCCAGCTCTGCCACAGAGCCCAGTGAGTTCAGCTCCGCCACAGAGCCCAGTGAGTTCAACTCCGCCACAGAACGCAGCTCCGCCACAGAGCCCACTGAATATAGCTCCACCACAgagcccagtgagtacagctctgCCACAGAGCCCAGTGAGTTCAGCTCCGCCACAGAGCCCAGTGAGTTCAGCTCCGCCACAgagcccagtgagtacagctccgCCACAGAGCCCAGTGAGTTCAGCTCTGCCACAGAGCTCAGTGAGTACAACTCCGCCACAGAGCCCAGTGAGTCCAGCTCTGCCACAgagcccagtgagtacagctctgCCACAGAGCCCACTGAGTATAGCTCCGCCACAGAGCGCAGCTCCACCACAGAGCCCAGTGAGTTCAGCTCCACCACAGAGCCCAGGGAGTACAGCTCCACCACAGAGCTCAGTGAGTACAGCTCCATCACAGCGCCCAGTGAGTTCAGCTCCGCCAGAGAGCCCACTGAGTACCCAGTGAGTTCAGCTCCGCCAGAGAGCCCACTGAGTATAGCTCCGCCACAGAGCGCAGCTCCGCCACAGAGCCCAGTGAGTTCAGCTCCGCCAGAGAGCCCACTGAGTATAGCTCCGCCGCAGAGCGCAGCTCCGCCAGAGAGCCCAGCGAGCTCTGCACGCTTTCAGGAAAGCCGCTGCCACAGAAGCTGAGGCGCTGCTCTCTGACAGTCACACTGCACCAAAGAATTCACTCTGGGATTCCTCAGCACTGCTCTGCGTATTTCaaacagagagagggggagagagaatcCATTCGACAGCCATCGCTGACCACGGAGGCAGCACAAAAAGCCCCAGTCCTGTCAgccggggggtgggggtgggggtgggggggaagggttggggtggggatgggaggGAAGGGTTTTTTTTGGTGGGGGGAAATCTGAGCTGCTTCATTCCTGGGCAGGTTATCAGTCTGAGCTGCTGTCCGCCGGTCAAAGGAACCGCTCACTCAGCAGTGCAGGTTCCCGATCTCcagtacagtatggaaacaagcaaGAGGCACCATCCTCatctcagcccagcactgcatcTGCTCGCCTTCATCCTCAGTAAGTACAGTCTCTAGAGGCATGCTGCATTGGAGGGAGAGTGGGGTCCGGGAGGGGGGTGATAGTGGGGGGCTGCAGATCTCAACATTAcaccctccccccccgccccccccagccCCAAAGCCAATGTGTGGAGAATAATCTCTACACCCTCACCCACCCCGATCGAATCTCTTGGAAAAGGTTATGTTGGAATATCTTCCGAAAGCTGCCTAACGAAGCGTTTTCCGCAATTTTGCACGTTAACCCCTTGTGTACCTGAcagctgtttattttttcttctaaTGTCAGGAATCACATTAAACAAGCTGCTGTAAATGTTTCGCAGGTGAATCCAATAAGAAGGAGCGGGACGTTAGAGGGATGCTCTGTTCCGAaaattcactgatttttttttccccttccctCAATTTTCATTGATTCGGACAAAGTGCTGCATTCCTCAAACAACCTCCTCCCGTCCTCGGAGCGTTCGGAATTCGTGGTTAGAGAGACAgtgaattgtttttattttaattttatttttatttaagaaaatgaCCAAACAGAGAAACAAATGACTGGGGTGTTCGGGCAAATATTTGAAATAAGTTCTTCCGACCCTGGAGCTGAGTTCACGGGATTGAACTGTTAAGACTAGCCGGGACATTTAAATACACCATTCCCCGGTTCCATTTCTACTGCAAACCCAACCTGTTCCCTGTTTTGAGTTAATCTTGTGTTAATCTCCCTTTGCAACTATTCCAGGTGCATTTTGTAACATGGTATTGAGGAGGGCGATAGTAACTGTTACCTCTTCTGCGACTGagttcattttaatttattttcacatcACGGATTTGCCTGTAAATGTTGAGATAGAGAGAAAACCATCGAgccattttttttttagcaaaagATTACACTTTTGAGATGTGAGCCATATTGTCACTTTGCAGATGTTCTTCCTGGGGTCTGTGCGGAACAGGAGACGGAGAACCTCTCAGGGCTTTCCACT
This window encodes:
- the LOC122553277 gene encoding paternally-expressed gene 3 protein-like translates to MPAFIATLCLFLSTRSIAECSSATEPSEFSSATEPSEYSSATELSEYSSATEPSEFSSATERSSATEPSEYSSATEPSEYSSARELSDYNSATESSEYSSATEPSEFSSATERSSATEPSEFSSATEPSEYSSARELSEYNSATESSESSSATEPSEFSSATEPSEFNSATERSSATEPTEYSSTTEPSEYSSATEPSEFSSATEPSEFSSATEPSEYSSATEPSEFSSATELSEYNSATEPSESSSATEPSEYSSATEPTEYSSATERSSTTEPSEFSSTTEPREYSSTTELSEYSSITAPSEFSSAREPTEYPVSSAPPESPLSIAPPQSAAPPQSPVSSAPPESPLSIAPPQSAAPPESPASSARFQESRCHRS